A genome region from Ligilactobacillus cholophilus includes the following:
- a CDS encoding DUF454 family protein, with protein sequence MSAYAKKTCWLIVSIIFFTLGLIGIVLPVIPQIPFLLIAFFCLSKVSPKIRNWVRKRKFYQEHVLKFENKVKKIYNTSPKLAWLRKLTKKFYKNNQKEV encoded by the coding sequence ATGTCTGCATATGCAAAAAAAACATGCTGGTTAATAGTTTCAATTATTTTCTTCACATTAGGTCTAATTGGAATCGTTCTTCCAGTTATTCCTCAAATTCCATTTTTATTAATTGCTTTCTTTTGCCTCTCAAAAGTTTCTCCTAAAATTCGTAATTGGGTTCGCAAACGAAAGTTTTACCAAGAGCATGTTTTAAAATTTGAAAATAAAGTAAAGAAAATTTATAACACTAGCCCTAAATTGGCATGGTTACGTAAATTAACGAAAAAATTTTATAAAAACAATCAAAAAGAGGTATAA
- a CDS encoding energy-coupling factor transporter ATPase encodes MGIEFKNVSYTYQINTPFEQQALNDISFKIEDGSFTAIVGHTGSGKSTLIQHLNGLLKPTDGQVIIDGVSITNETKNKQLNELRHKVGILFQFSESQLFEETVLKDIEFAPKNFGKNEKEAKKIAIEKAKIVGLDNDLLERSPFELSGGQMRRVALAGILAMNPEILVLDEPLIGLDPVGKKEIMHIFKQLNKERNMTIILVTHNMDDVANFADHVIALENGKLLKHETTDHFFNQPQWLYEHHLGLPKAAEFAMYLSQGNIKFESIPLTVDDLAQKLSNKLKR; translated from the coding sequence ATGGGAATTGAATTCAAAAATGTAAGTTATACATATCAAATTAATACGCCATTTGAGCAACAAGCATTAAATGATATTTCTTTTAAAATTGAGGATGGAAGTTTTACAGCAATTGTTGGTCATACTGGAAGTGGGAAATCAACATTAATTCAACATCTCAATGGATTATTAAAACCTACAGATGGACAAGTGATCATTGATGGGGTATCAATAACAAATGAAACAAAAAATAAGCAATTAAATGAACTTAGACATAAAGTAGGAATTTTATTTCAATTTTCAGAATCTCAATTATTTGAAGAAACTGTTCTTAAAGATATTGAATTTGCTCCAAAGAATTTCGGTAAAAATGAGAAAGAAGCTAAGAAAATTGCAATCGAAAAAGCTAAGATTGTTGGATTAGACAATGATTTACTTGAACGTTCTCCGTTTGAATTATCTGGTGGACAAATGAGAAGAGTGGCATTGGCAGGAATTTTAGCAATGAATCCAGAAATATTAGTTTTGGATGAACCTTTAATTGGTTTAGATCCAGTTGGGAAAAAAGAAATAATGCATATTTTTAAACAATTAAACAAAGAAAGAAATATGACTATTATTTTAGTTACTCATAATATGGATGATGTAGCAAATTTTGCAGATCATGTAATAGCTTTAGAAAATGGAAAATTATTAAAACATGAAACAACTGATCATTTCTTTAATCAGCCACAATGGTTATATGAACATCATCTTGGCTTACCTAAAGCAGCTGAATTCGCAATGTATTTGTCGCAAGGCAATATAAAATTTGAATCTATACCTTTGACAGTTGACGATTTAGCTCAAAAATTAAGTAATAAATTAAAGAGGTAA
- a CDS encoding DUF5067 domain-containing protein: MKKKVITIGAVSLIAFGLAGCGTNSRTDNNTNSSKTAAVSSSSESKYGFKDDILTLHDLTLKITKIELVKPGSQDYNNKWRLAVYYDLTNNTDKDINPLTAVLLMSAVQDTNGSQVDNLEVGASLNDNQELTDKQSDQIKKGCTAPGCVIYDLTNNTDKVTLNFENNGTKYGSKIIDLSKLEQVEDTEY, encoded by the coding sequence TTGAAAAAGAAAGTAATAACAATTGGTGCAGTATCATTAATAGCATTTGGCTTAGCTGGATGTGGTACAAACAGTAGAACTGATAACAATACTAACAGTTCTAAAACAGCTGCTGTATCATCTTCATCTGAATCAAAATATGGATTTAAAGATGATATATTAACACTGCATGATTTAACATTAAAGATCACTAAAATTGAATTAGTAAAACCGGGATCTCAAGATTACAACAACAAATGGAGATTAGCAGTTTACTATGATCTCACCAATAATACCGACAAAGATATTAATCCACTTACTGCAGTTTTATTAATGAGTGCAGTTCAAGATACTAACGGAAGTCAAGTTGATAATCTTGAAGTTGGAGCAAGTTTAAATGATAATCAGGAATTAACTGATAAGCAATCTGACCAAATCAAAAAAGGTTGTACAGCACCCGGTTGTGTTATTTATGATTTGACCAATAACACTGATAAAGTAACATTGAACTTTGAAAACAATGGGACTAAATACGGTTCAAAGATAATTGATTTGTCTAAATTAGAACAAGTGGAAGATACTGAATATTAA
- a CDS encoding energy-coupling factor transporter ATPase produces the protein MESIIEVENLTYEYEDFKLGPIDLMIKPDEWVSIIGPNGSGKSTFIRLLDGLLESKTGSISIDGQIVNEENIWHIRSNIGMVFQNPDNQFVGANVEDDVAFGLENRNISHSEMVSEVNQALKMVGMDKFKKHEPSKLSGGQKQRVAIAGVLAIHPKIVILDEATSMLDPEGRRNLLKLIHELKEEYHFTVIAITHDVDEVVDADRVVVMNKGKILMDDTPSNIFNNPNELIEIGLELPFAEKLSIALSNNQIEITDSYLNEKELADKLWELNSKM, from the coding sequence ATGGAGTCAATAATTGAAGTTGAAAATTTAACTTATGAATATGAAGATTTTAAATTAGGCCCAATAGATTTAATGATTAAGCCTGATGAATGGGTTTCAATTATTGGGCCGAATGGTAGTGGAAAAAGTACATTTATTAGATTACTAGATGGATTACTTGAATCTAAAACAGGTAGTATTTCAATAGATGGACAAATAGTTAATGAAGAAAATATTTGGCATATTCGCTCTAATATTGGCATGGTATTTCAAAATCCGGATAATCAATTTGTAGGAGCTAATGTAGAAGATGATGTGGCATTTGGCTTAGAAAATCGAAATATAAGTCATTCAGAGATGGTAAGTGAAGTTAATCAGGCACTTAAAATGGTTGGAATGGACAAGTTTAAGAAACATGAGCCTTCTAAATTATCAGGGGGGCAAAAGCAGAGGGTTGCAATTGCTGGTGTTTTAGCTATTCATCCTAAAATTGTTATTTTAGATGAAGCAACAAGTATGTTAGATCCTGAAGGAAGACGTAATTTATTGAAATTGATTCATGAGCTAAAAGAAGAATACCATTTTACGGTTATTGCAATTACGCATGATGTTGATGAAGTTGTTGATGCAGACAGAGTAGTTGTAATGAACAAAGGAAAAATTTTAATGGATGATACACCTTCAAATATATTTAATAATCCTAATGAGTTAATTGAAATAGGGTTAGAATTGCCATTTGCGGAGAAATTATCTATTGCATTAAGTAACAATCAAATTGAAATTACAGATAGTTATCTAAATGAAAAGGAATTAGCTGATAAGTTATGGGAATTGAATTCAAAAATGTAA
- a CDS encoding KUP/HAK/KT family potassium transporter has product MNNLVKKYGKEYFLGAIITLGIVYGDIGTSPLYVMSALINDQGGVSHITPDYIIGCLSLIFWTLMLITTVKYVIIAMRADNHGEGGIFALYALVKKRAKWLIVPALIGGAAILADGTLTPAVTVTTAIEGLKGFKFGNFIPVTSQSDVVLITITILLILFLVQRLGTSSIGKTFGFVMVFWFGFLAVFGFMNMCKDFTVLKALNPIYGVKVLFSSQNRMGIFILGSIFLATTGAEALYSDMGHVGRRNIYITWPLVYLSLMLNYFGQGAWILQQVKHQTITTNINPFYDMLPHSVYLIGVIIATLAAIIASQALITGSYTLVEEAIGLKILPRLKVYHPNVLKGQIYIGVVNWILCAITLSVVFFFRTSEHMEAAYGLAITLTMLMTTFLLFEYIRGKWSTPLAITCLLFFGSIETIFFISSLVKFVHGGYVTALITATLILIMVIWYYGNRIRDDLMDATEEVCLDDYVDQLVELSQDESIPLYMSNLVMLAKVKPNRKIKREILYSILDKQPKRAKVYWFVTVNTTNEPYTNYYTVDMMGTRNIVNLQLYLGFKSNHSLNLYLRQIVNDLMDQGIIDEQPQEYTTTPGRKVGDFVFVLIRELLSPNTNLKAWKRFLISARIWLQNHSTTPVQWFGLEFSDVRVENVPLYLKKRQMPFVNQKEILNTVSQKDDE; this is encoded by the coding sequence GTGAATAATTTGGTAAAAAAATATGGCAAAGAATATTTTTTAGGTGCCATTATTACTTTAGGAATTGTATATGGTGATATTGGAACATCACCTTTATACGTTATGAGTGCTTTAATCAATGATCAAGGTGGTGTAAGTCATATCACACCTGATTATATTATTGGCTGCTTGTCTTTGATTTTTTGGACATTGATGCTCATTACAACAGTAAAGTATGTAATCATTGCAATGCGAGCAGATAACCATGGTGAAGGTGGTATCTTCGCACTTTATGCCCTAGTTAAAAAACGGGCAAAATGGTTGATTGTCCCCGCTCTTATTGGTGGAGCTGCTATTTTAGCTGATGGAACATTAACACCTGCTGTTACGGTTACTACTGCTATTGAAGGTTTAAAAGGATTTAAGTTTGGAAACTTCATTCCTGTTACTAGCCAATCAGATGTTGTTTTAATTACTATTACGATCCTTTTAATTTTATTCCTAGTACAACGTCTAGGAACAAGTTCAATTGGAAAAACTTTTGGATTTGTAATGGTATTTTGGTTTGGCTTTTTAGCTGTATTTGGTTTTATGAATATGTGTAAAGACTTTACAGTATTAAAAGCTTTAAATCCTATCTATGGGGTAAAAGTACTTTTTAGTTCTCAAAATCGAATGGGAATTTTTATTTTAGGAAGCATTTTCTTAGCTACAACCGGTGCTGAAGCTCTATATTCTGATATGGGTCATGTCGGTCGAAGAAATATTTATATCACTTGGCCACTCGTTTATTTATCATTAATGTTAAATTATTTTGGTCAAGGTGCATGGATTCTTCAACAAGTAAAACATCAAACTATAACTACAAACATTAATCCTTTTTATGATATGCTACCTCATTCCGTATACTTAATCGGTGTAATTATTGCTACATTAGCTGCTATTATTGCTTCACAAGCCTTAATCACTGGTTCTTATACATTAGTTGAAGAAGCAATCGGTTTGAAGATTCTTCCACGTTTAAAAGTTTATCATCCAAATGTTTTAAAGGGACAAATTTATATTGGTGTTGTTAACTGGATTTTATGTGCTATTACTTTAAGTGTTGTCTTCTTCTTCAGAACATCCGAACATATGGAAGCAGCATATGGTTTAGCTATTACCTTAACAATGTTAATGACAACCTTCCTTCTCTTTGAATATATACGTGGAAAATGGTCAACTCCTCTAGCTATTACTTGTTTGCTTTTCTTCGGTTCAATTGAAACGATATTCTTCATTTCAAGTTTAGTTAAATTTGTTCATGGTGGTTACGTAACTGCTTTAATTACTGCTACTTTAATTTTAATCATGGTAATTTGGTATTATGGAAATCGAATTAGAGATGACCTAATGGATGCAACTGAAGAAGTTTGCCTTGATGATTACGTAGACCAATTAGTTGAATTATCTCAAGACGAAAGTATTCCTTTATATATGAGTAATCTTGTAATGTTAGCAAAAGTTAAACCAAATCGTAAAATTAAACGTGAAATATTATATTCAATTTTAGATAAACAACCTAAACGTGCAAAAGTATATTGGTTCGTAACTGTTAACACAACTAATGAACCTTATACAAATTACTACACTGTTGATATGATGGGTACTAGAAATATTGTTAACTTGCAATTATATCTTGGATTTAAATCAAATCATAGTCTGAACCTTTATCTCAGACAAATTGTTAATGATTTAATGGATCAAGGAATAATTGATGAACAACCTCAAGAGTATACTACTACTCCTGGTCGTAAAGTTGGCGATTTCGTCTTTGTTCTTATTCGTGAATTACTATCACCAAATACTAATTTAAAAGCTTGGAAACGATTCTTGATTTCGGCAAGAATTTGGCTTCAAAATCATTCAACAACCCCTGTTCAATGGTTTGGATTAGAATTTAGTGATGTGCGTGTAGAAAACGTTCCATTGTACTTAAAGAAACGTCAAATGCCATTTGTAAATCAAAAAGAAATTCTAAATACTGTTTCTCAAAAAGATGATGAATAA
- the rpsI gene encoding 30S ribosomal protein S9 produces the protein MAQVQYQGTGRRKNSVARVRLVPGSGKITMNGKPAEEYIPFANLRQVMVTPFVVTETEGQYDVFVNVNGGGFSGQAGATRHGIARALLEVDPDFRDVLKKNGLLTRDARMKERRKPGLKKARKASQFSKR, from the coding sequence TTGGCTCAAGTACAATATCAAGGCACAGGCCGTCGTAAAAATTCCGTTGCTCGTGTTCGTTTAGTTCCTGGTTCAGGTAAGATCACGATGAACGGCAAACCAGCAGAAGAATATATTCCATTTGCAAACTTACGTCAAGTTATGGTTACACCATTTGTTGTAACAGAAACAGAAGGTCAATATGACGTTTTCGTTAATGTTAACGGTGGTGGTTTCTCAGGTCAAGCTGGTGCAACTCGTCATGGAATTGCACGTGCTTTACTTGAAGTAGATCCAGACTTCCGCGATGTATTGAAGAAGAATGGTTTATTGACTCGTGACGCTCGTATGAAAGAACGTCGTAAGCCAGGTCTTAAGAAGGCTCGTAAGGCTTCACAATTTAGTAAACGTTAA
- a CDS encoding DedA family protein, whose translation MNTIIIDFINNYGYIAIALLIAVENIFPPIPSEVILTFGGFLSLSANLNIGGLIVASTIGALIGAIVLYLFGKLISFEHIEKLVNGKWGKILHLKIEHIEKAQRFFTKHGGSAVFWGRFLPVIRSLISIPAGMAEYSFKKFLLLTGLGSAIWNTALILVGHFAGSSWEKLSNTIEQYSIVVLFIVIIVGIIGYFIYRHFHNKKSAN comes from the coding sequence ATGAATACAATAATTATAGATTTTATTAACAACTATGGTTATATTGCAATTGCATTATTAATTGCAGTGGAAAATATTTTCCCTCCTATACCATCTGAAGTTATTTTAACTTTTGGCGGATTTTTATCACTTTCCGCAAATTTAAATATTGGAGGACTAATTGTTGCATCTACAATTGGTGCCCTTATTGGCGCAATTGTTTTATACTTATTTGGTAAATTAATTTCATTTGAACATATCGAAAAATTAGTTAATGGTAAATGGGGAAAAATTCTTCATTTAAAAATTGAACATATTGAGAAAGCACAAAGATTTTTCACTAAACATGGCGGTTCAGCTGTCTTTTGGGGTCGCTTTCTTCCAGTAATTCGTAGTTTAATTTCAATCCCTGCAGGAATGGCTGAATACTCGTTCAAAAAGTTCCTCTTACTTACTGGCTTAGGCTCAGCTATTTGGAATACTGCTTTAATCTTAGTTGGTCACTTTGCTGGTTCTTCTTGGGAAAAACTATCAAATACAATTGAACAATATAGTATTGTTGTTTTATTTATAGTTATTATTGTTGGAATTATTGGATATTTCATATATCGACACTTTCATAACAAAAAATCAGCCAACTAA
- the truA gene encoding tRNA pseudouridine(38-40) synthase TruA, producing the protein MVKRYKITIAYDGTNFAGFQVQPHQRTVQGVLERAVNKMSKTNDYINVFGSGRTDSGVHALGQVVHFDFPHDMSAESMLKALNSLLPLDCVVKECEIVPNDFHARYTTHGKCYMYRVSQTYFVDPFKRNYTGHYKYPIDIKLIEQALPDVVGTHDYSSFVASGSQATNHIRTIYDATVRENKDEKEIIFEFTGNGFLYNQVRIMVAVLLEIGRGKRPVHDFLRLYEVKDRNQARETAPASGLYLKKVFYD; encoded by the coding sequence ATGGTTAAAAGATATAAGATTACAATTGCGTACGATGGAACTAATTTTGCGGGATTTCAAGTACAACCACATCAAAGGACAGTTCAAGGAGTTTTAGAGCGGGCAGTCAATAAAATGAGTAAGACTAATGACTATATCAATGTTTTTGGATCTGGTAGAACAGATTCAGGGGTACATGCATTAGGTCAAGTAGTTCATTTTGACTTTCCACACGATATGAGTGCTGAAAGCATGCTAAAAGCATTAAATAGTTTATTACCTTTAGATTGTGTAGTAAAAGAGTGTGAGATTGTTCCAAATGATTTTCATGCACGTTATACAACTCATGGAAAATGTTATATGTATCGAGTAAGTCAAACTTATTTTGTTGATCCATTTAAGCGAAATTATACCGGTCATTATAAATATCCAATTGATATTAAATTGATTGAGCAAGCATTACCAGATGTTGTAGGAACACATGATTATTCAAGTTTTGTTGCTTCAGGTAGTCAAGCAACAAATCATATAAGAACAATATATGATGCAACTGTTCGTGAAAATAAGGACGAAAAAGAAATTATATTTGAATTTACTGGAAATGGTTTTTTATATAATCAAGTTCGAATTATGGTAGCCGTTTTATTAGAAATAGGTCGTGGCAAAAGACCAGTTCACGATTTTTTGAGATTGTATGAAGTAAAAGATCGAAACCAAGCACGTGAAACAGCACCTGCATCAGGATTATATTTAAAAAAAGTATTTTACGATTAG
- a CDS encoding energy-coupling factor transporter transmembrane component T family protein, whose translation MNEIILGRYIEGKSFVHQMDARAKLVLSLYFILIIFLCNNWQTYTVLTIFTFACVLCSKINLKFFIKGVRPLIGLILITVLLQLFFTSGGTVYFHWGIFQLTSYGIVNAVYIFCRIVLIVFMSTLLTATTTPLEIADGLEALMKPLRKLKVPVDEIALMISIALRFVPTLMDETKKIMNAQRSRGVNFGEGNLIHQAKMLVPILVPLFVNSIKRAEDLAVAMEARGYQGGPNRTKYRLQHWHNIDTLAFCIFGVMTILLLILRG comes from the coding sequence ATGAATGAGATTATTCTTGGAAGATATATTGAGGGGAAATCATTTGTTCATCAAATGGATGCACGTGCAAAATTAGTTTTAAGTTTATATTTTATTTTAATAATATTTCTATGTAATAATTGGCAAACTTATACTGTATTAACTATATTTACTTTTGCTTGTGTATTATGTTCTAAAATTAATTTGAAATTTTTTATAAAGGGTGTTCGTCCATTAATAGGTTTAATATTGATTACAGTTCTACTTCAATTATTTTTTACAAGTGGTGGAACAGTATATTTCCATTGGGGAATTTTTCAATTAACAAGTTATGGGATTGTAAATGCAGTTTATATTTTTTGTAGAATTGTTTTAATTGTATTCATGTCAACATTATTGACAGCTACAACGACACCTTTAGAAATAGCAGATGGGTTAGAAGCTTTAATGAAACCTTTGCGTAAATTAAAAGTACCTGTGGATGAAATTGCATTGATGATTTCTATTGCATTACGCTTTGTTCCAACCTTAATGGATGAAACAAAAAAAATAATGAATGCTCAACGTTCACGAGGAGTTAATTTTGGTGAGGGAAATTTAATTCATCAAGCTAAAATGTTAGTTCCTATTTTGGTACCATTATTTGTAAACTCAATAAAAAGAGCAGAAGATTTAGCGGTTGCAATGGAAGCACGTGGTTATCAAGGTGGTCCCAATCGAACAAAATATAGGTTGCAACATTGGCATAATATTGATACGCTAGCTTTTTGTATATTTGGTGTAATGACAATTTTATTACTAATTTTAAGAGGATAG
- a CDS encoding oleate hydratase translates to MSKSKAIMIGAGIANMAAAVYLIQEGHWDPENITFFALDKHGANDGSTASEAAEEYWNKNHPMENTKGFIARGGRMLNYRTYVDLMDLLSRIPSVTEPGMTAAEDTRDFDAHHRTYDVGRLLQGGKGIVDGHKLGLNNTDRLLLTKLILMRDDEETKLDNISIAEYFKDDPHMFQTNFWYMWETTFAFRTQSSAQELRRYMHQMIYEFTQIEHLVGVNRTRYNQFESIMLPLIKYLEGQGVKFVMNRRVNEFEFKETKMQDEITVTGLKMENVETGLEEHVTVDDETAVFFTNGSITDSATLGDYNTPAPENPDYGAASSLWKQATQHFYNLGNPDKFFADRDASEWVSFTLTTKDHVLLNEIARITNQIPGNALNSFISTEPVTPLGQEDVTMSIVVHHQPHFTTQKPNESVIWGYFLYPRREGEFVHKQYIKMTGKEMLEELIGQLSKVDPGPINIKTKKQEILDSVINCIPVYMPYASALFNNRAKSDRPKVIPDFSTNLAFTGEFVEQPYQMIFTEESAVRSGEIAAFHFAGIPDSKLVKTPRYDHDPITLMKAAKRMFD, encoded by the coding sequence ATGTCAAAAAGCAAAGCAATTATGATTGGTGCTGGTATTGCCAATATGGCTGCTGCTGTTTATTTAATTCAGGAGGGTCATTGGGATCCAGAAAATATTACATTTTTTGCTTTAGATAAGCATGGTGCTAATGATGGCTCAACTGCTTCAGAAGCTGCTGAAGAATATTGGAACAAAAACCACCCTATGGAAAACACAAAAGGATTCATTGCACGTGGTGGACGAATGTTAAACTATCGTACATACGTTGATTTAATGGATCTATTAAGTCGCATTCCTTCAGTTACAGAGCCTGGTATGACTGCTGCAGAAGATACACGTGATTTTGATGCACATCACCGGACATATGATGTAGGACGTTTACTTCAAGGTGGTAAAGGAATTGTTGATGGTCATAAATTAGGCCTTAACAATACTGATCGTTTATTACTTACAAAATTAATTTTAATGCGCGATGATGAAGAAACTAAATTGGATAATATTTCAATTGCTGAATATTTCAAAGATGATCCACACATGTTCCAAACAAACTTCTGGTATATGTGGGAAACAACATTTGCATTTAGAACTCAATCAAGTGCACAAGAACTTCGTCGTTACATGCATCAAATGATTTATGAATTCACACAAATTGAACATTTAGTCGGCGTAAACCGTACACGCTACAACCAATTTGAAAGTATTATGCTTCCATTGATCAAGTATTTAGAAGGTCAAGGCGTTAAATTTGTAATGAATCGTCGTGTAAATGAATTTGAATTCAAAGAAACAAAAATGCAAGATGAAATTACAGTTACTGGACTTAAAATGGAAAATGTTGAAACAGGTTTGGAAGAACATGTCACAGTTGATGACGAAACTGCTGTCTTCTTTACAAATGGTTCCATTACTGACTCTGCTACACTTGGCGATTACAATACTCCAGCACCTGAAAATCCTGATTACGGTGCTGCATCATCATTATGGAAACAAGCTACACAACATTTCTATAATTTAGGTAATCCCGATAAGTTCTTTGCAGATCGTGATGCATCTGAATGGGTAAGTTTTACATTAACAACCAAAGATCATGTATTACTAAACGAAATTGCTAGAATTACAAATCAAATTCCAGGAAATGCATTGAACTCATTTATTTCTACAGAACCAGTTACACCATTAGGTCAAGAAGATGTAACAATGTCCATCGTTGTTCATCATCAACCTCATTTTACTACTCAAAAGCCTAATGAATCAGTTATTTGGGGTTACTTCTTATACCCACGTCGCGAAGGTGAATTTGTTCATAAACAATACATCAAGATGACAGGAAAAGAAATGTTAGAAGAATTAATTGGACAACTTTCTAAAGTAGACCCTGGTCCAATTAATATTAAAACTAAAAAGCAAGAAATTTTAGACAGTGTAATTAATTGCATCCCTGTTTACATGCCATATGCATCAGCATTGTTTAATAACCGTGCTAAATCAGATCGACCAAAGGTTATTCCTGATTTCTCAACAAACTTAGCCTTCACTGGTGAATTTGTTGAACAACCATATCAAATGATCTTTACAGAAGAAAGTGCGGTTCGTTCTGGTGAAATTGCTGCTTTCCACTTTGCAGGTATTCCTGATTCTAAATTGGTCAAAACTCCACGTTATGATCATGATCCAATTACCTTAATGAAAGCTGCTAAACGCATGTTTGATTAA
- the rplM gene encoding 50S ribosomal protein L13 codes for MRTTYIAKPGEVERKWYVVDATDIPLGRLSTVVASILRGKNKPQFTPNVDTGDFVIVINAEKVALTGHKANKKVYYHHSLHPGGLKSRTAGDYREKDPEKLIELSVRGMLPKGTLGKQQLKKLHVYRGAEHKHEAQQPEVLDITNLI; via the coding sequence GTGCGTACAACATATATTGCAAAACCAGGTGAAGTAGAACGTAAATGGTATGTAGTAGATGCTACAGATATTCCTTTGGGACGTTTATCTACTGTAGTTGCTTCAATTTTACGTGGTAAAAATAAGCCACAATTTACACCTAACGTTGATACAGGTGACTTTGTGATTGTAATCAATGCTGAAAAAGTTGCTTTAACAGGACACAAAGCTAACAAGAAAGTATATTACCACCACTCATTACATCCAGGTGGATTGAAGTCACGTACAGCTGGTGATTACCGTGAAAAAGATCCAGAAAAATTAATCGAATTATCAGTTCGTGGCATGCTTCCAAAAGGTACTTTAGGTAAGCAACAACTTAAGAAGTTACATGTATACCGTGGTGCAGAACACAAGCATGAAGCACAACAACCAGAAGTATTAGACATCACAAACTTAATCTAG
- a CDS encoding MarR family winged helix-turn-helix transcriptional regulator produces MLSLQKTMIDLLQKVQLHNHLNQYKEFEKLGAIDVYYLEAINQSKNTTIGQVSRLLNQSTPNTNYHIKKLMNLGLIDKKMDEKDRRVFHLSVTDKYTQMIDNNAEFWQALQDNLEEKVSVSDMATFKGVLQKCLDVIDENNVD; encoded by the coding sequence ATGCTTTCATTGCAAAAGACAATGATTGACTTGTTACAGAAGGTTCAACTTCATAATCACTTAAATCAGTATAAAGAATTTGAAAAATTAGGTGCAATTGATGTGTATTATTTAGAAGCAATTAATCAATCTAAAAATACTACAATTGGCCAGGTTTCACGTCTTTTAAACCAGTCAACACCTAATACAAATTATCACATTAAAAAATTAATGAATTTGGGTTTAATTGATAAAAAGATGGATGAAAAGGATCGTCGTGTCTTCCATTTATCAGTTACTGATAAATACACTCAAATGATTGACAATAATGCAGAATTTTGGCAAGCACTTCAAGATAATTTAGAAGAAAAAGTATCTGTTTCAGATATGGCTACATTTAAGGGTGTCTTGCAAAAGTGCTTAGATGTGATTGATGAGAATAATGTTGATTAA
- the rplQ gene encoding 50S ribosomal protein L17 — protein MAYRKLGRKSGHRKSMLRNLTTDVIVNGKIVTTEQRAKEVRRQVEKMITLGKKGDLASRRRAAAYLMDVVADVKEDGDDIVVQTALQKLFDDVAPRFKDRNGGYTRIIKMQERRGDAAKMAVLELVD, from the coding sequence ATGGCTTACCGTAAATTAGGTCGTAAAAGCGGACATCGTAAATCAATGTTACGTAATTTAACTACAGATGTAATTGTAAACGGCAAGATTGTTACAACTGAACAACGTGCTAAAGAAGTTCGTCGTCAAGTTGAAAAAATGATCACTTTAGGTAAAAAAGGTGATTTAGCATCTCGTCGTCGTGCTGCTGCTTACTTAATGGATGTTGTTGCTGATGTTAAAGAAGATGGCGATGATATCGTAGTTCAAACAGCATTACAAAAGTTATTTGATGATGTTGCACCTCGTTTCAAAGATCGTAATGGTGGATATACAAGAATCATCAAGATGCAAGAACGTCGTGGCGATGCAGCCAAGATGGCAGTTCTTGAATTAGTTGACTAA